A window of Campylobacter cuniculorum DSM 23162 = LMG 24588 contains these coding sequences:
- a CDS encoding Mrp/NBP35 family ATP-binding protein, which translates to MIEKIKEKLKSVKYPGFERDIVSFNFVKDIRIENENLSIAIEIVSANQDVADKIKQDVKAVLKDFNFKELHIHIIQPKIPEEKSNSRSGKNIAPQIKNFIMVSSGKGGVGKSTAVVNLAISMAKMGKKVGILDADIYGPNIPRMLGETKTQPEVVGQKLKPILTHGIYMMSMGVLIEEGQGLMWRGAMIMKAIEQLLSDVLWDELDVLFLDMPPGTGDAQITSAQSVPITAGICVSTPQIVSLDDTKRALDMFEKLHIHVAGIIENMSGFLCPDNGKEYAIFGKGTAQELAKAYKSQVLAEIPIEMSVREGGDAGRPVSFYQPESLSAKRYAEAAQKLWDFIERVDKADNSAIQPIMNGKSACSH; encoded by the coding sequence ATGATAGAAAAAATTAAAGAAAAACTCAAATCTGTAAAATATCCGGGTTTTGAAAGGGATATAGTCAGCTTTAATTTTGTCAAAGATATTAGGATTGAAAATGAAAATTTATCAATCGCTATTGAAATTGTTTCAGCCAATCAAGATGTAGCGGACAAAATTAAACAAGATGTCAAAGCTGTGCTTAAAGATTTTAATTTTAAAGAACTTCATATTCATATCATTCAACCTAAAATTCCTGAAGAAAAGAGCAATTCAAGAAGTGGTAAAAACATTGCTCCGCAAATAAAAAATTTCATTATGGTTTCAAGCGGAAAGGGTGGAGTGGGCAAGAGTACTGCTGTTGTTAATTTAGCAATTTCTATGGCAAAGATGGGTAAAAAAGTCGGAATTTTGGATGCAGATATTTATGGACCTAATATTCCTAGAATGTTAGGAGAAACCAAGACTCAACCTGAAGTCGTAGGACAAAAATTAAAACCGATTTTAACGCATGGAATTTATATGATGAGTATGGGTGTTTTAATCGAAGAGGGACAGGGGCTTATGTGGCGTGGAGCTATGATTATGAAAGCGATAGAACAGCTTTTAAGCGATGTACTTTGGGATGAGCTTGATGTACTTTTTTTAGATATGCCACCCGGAACAGGCGATGCACAAATTACTTCCGCACAAAGTGTTCCTATTACAGCAGGAATTTGCGTAAGCACACCGCAAATTGTATCCTTAGATGATACCAAAAGGGCTTTGGATATGTTTGAAAAACTCCATATCCATGTCGCTGGAATCATTGAAAATATGAGTGGTTTTTTATGTCCGGATAATGGCAAAGAATATGCTATTTTTGGAAAAGGCACAGCACAAGAATTGGCTAAAGCTTATAAGAGTCAAGTTTTGGCAGAAATTCCTATTGAGATGAGTGTGAGAGAGGGGGGAGATGCGGGAAGACCTGTAAGTTTTTATCAACCTGAAAGTTTGAGTGCGAAAAGATATGCAGAGGCTGCACAAAAACTTTGGGATTTTATAGAAAGGGTTGATAAGGCTGATAATTCAGCCATACAACCTATAATGAATGGTAAAAGTGCATGTTCGCATTAA
- the dcm gene encoding DNA (cytosine-5-)-methyltransferase, producing MTKMSLGLKPNKKDFRKSLTFFDFCAGIGGGRLGLELNGLKCLGFSEIDRAAIKTYKEFFSTKDELEIGDLTKINPYDLPDFDLLISGFPCQSFSIVGKRKGFADIKGQIIFYLIEILKIKQPLFFILENVKGFVNHNQGQTLKKTLQILQNCGYELSFKTLNSLDFSLPQSRERVYFIGIRKDLNKNFDFSLLQTKRINLLDFLNPNENNKFSKNSQSYQTFLKFLENKYNKNRINLNKLLEKNFLVIDTRQSDLRIYENKIPTLRRDRQGILYVYERELYKLSALEALKLQGFGKILNLKDKIKNLKESDILKQCGNAMSVNVIENICKNLKEQMSG from the coding sequence ATGACCAAAATGTCGCTGGGCTTAAAACCAAACAAAAAAGATTTCAGAAAATCTTTAACTTTTTTTGATTTTTGTGCTGGTATCGGTGGAGGACGCTTGGGTTTAGAACTCAATGGTTTAAAGTGTTTAGGCTTTAGTGAAATTGATAGAGCAGCAATTAAAACCTATAAAGAATTTTTCTCTACAAAAGACGAACTAGAAATTGGAGATTTAACTAAGATTAATCCCTATGATTTGCCTGATTTTGATTTATTAATCTCTGGTTTTCCGTGTCAAAGTTTTAGTATAGTTGGCAAAAGAAAAGGATTTGCCGATATAAAAGGGCAGATTATTTTTTACTTGATTGAAATTTTAAAGATAAAACAACCCTTATTTTTTATCTTGGAAAATGTTAAGGGCTTTGTCAATCACAATCAAGGACAAACTCTTAAAAAAACCTTACAAATTCTACAAAATTGCGGGTATGAACTTAGTTTTAAAACATTAAATTCCCTTGATTTTTCTTTGCCACAAAGCAGAGAAAGAGTTTATTTTATAGGAATTCGTAAAGATTTAAATAAAAATTTCGATTTTTCTTTATTGCAGACAAAACGGATTAATCTTTTGGATTTTTTAAATCCAAATGAGAATAATAAATTTTCTAAAAATTCTCAAAGCTATCAAACCTTTTTAAAATTTTTAGAAAATAAATACAATAAAAACAGAATAAATTTAAACAAACTCTTAGAAAAGAATTTCTTAGTTATTGATACAAGGCAGAGCGATTTGCGAATTTATGAAAATAAAATTCCCACTCTAAGACGCGACAGACAAGGAATTTTATATGTTTATGAGCGAGAATTATATAAATTAAGTGCATTAGAAGCTTTAAAATTACAAGGTTTTGGAAAAATTTTGAATTTAAAAGATAAGATAAAAAATCTCAAAGAAAGTGATATTCTAAAACAATGCGGTAATGCTATGAGTGTGAATGTGATTGAGAATATTTGCAAGAATTTAAAGGAGCAGATGAGTGGATAA
- a CDS encoding bifunctional 2-C-methyl-D-erythritol 4-phosphate cytidylyltransferase/2-C-methyl-D-erythritol 2,4-cyclodiphosphate synthase: protein MADISLIMLAAGDSTRFNLGVKKQFLRLGNEPLWLYATKNLSSFYPFKKVIVTSSNVSYMKKFTKNYEIIAGANSRMQSLKKALKKVESEFVMVSDVARVLVSKNLFDKLIENIHNADCITPALKVADTTLFEHKSLKREKIKLIQTPQLSRTNLLKKALESKKEFTDDSTAIASIGGKIWYVEGEENARKITFKEDLKKLNLPPPSSEIFSGNGFDVHEFGQKRPLLLGGIKVHSSMGVKAHSDGDVLAHSLTDALLGAASLGDIGEHFPDSDIKYKNADSMQLLKEVYLKIKKYGFELVNADISIIAQTPKLKEFKEKITQNIAKILDVDEFRINVKATTTENLGFIGRKEGLAVFSTANLKYFDWTKI from the coding sequence TTGGCGGATATAAGTTTGATTATGCTTGCAGCTGGAGATTCTACGCGTTTTAATTTGGGTGTAAAAAAACAATTTCTTCGCTTGGGCAATGAACCTCTTTGGCTCTACGCCACAAAGAATTTAAGCTCTTTTTATCCTTTTAAAAAAGTTATCGTTACTTCTAGTAATGTTTCTTATATGAAAAAATTTACAAAAAATTATGAAATCATAGCTGGAGCTAACTCCAGAATGCAGTCTTTAAAAAAAGCTCTTAAAAAGGTAGAGAGTGAATTTGTTATGGTTAGTGATGTTGCTCGTGTTTTAGTGAGTAAAAATTTATTTGATAAACTCATAGAAAATATACACAATGCAGATTGTATCACACCTGCTTTAAAAGTTGCCGATACAACCCTTTTTGAACATAAAAGCTTAAAAAGAGAAAAAATCAAACTCATACAAACTCCGCAACTCTCCCGCACAAATTTACTTAAAAAAGCTCTAGAAAGCAAAAAAGAATTCACAGATGATAGCACAGCTATAGCCTCTATAGGTGGTAAAATATGGTATGTAGAAGGCGAAGAGAATGCAAGAAAAATCACCTTTAAAGAAGATTTAAAAAAACTTAATCTCCCTCCTCCAAGCAGTGAAATTTTTAGCGGAAATGGTTTTGATGTCCATGAATTTGGACAAAAACGTCCCTTGCTTTTAGGTGGGATTAAAGTGCATTCAAGCATGGGCGTGAAAGCTCACAGCGATGGTGATGTTTTGGCTCATTCTTTAACAGACGCTCTTTTAGGTGCTGCGAGTCTTGGAGATATAGGTGAGCATTTTCCAGACTCTGATATAAAATATAAAAATGCAGATTCTATGCAATTGCTTAAAGAAGTTTATTTAAAAATTAAAAAATATGGTTTTGAGCTTGTCAATGCGGATATTAGCATTATAGCACAGACTCCAAAACTTAAAGAATTCAAAGAAAAAATCACACAAAATATTGCTAAAATACTTGATGTTGATGAATTTAGAATCAATGTTAAGGCAACGACGACTGAAAATTTAGGTTTTATCGGCAGAAAAGAGGGTTTAGCAGTCTTTAGCACGGCAAATTTAAAATATTTTGATTGGACTAAGATATGA
- a CDS encoding type II R-M system restriction endonuclease → MDKIELGSRIAKNGFANENFVINVFNSWKDNDLAKSWLMSMNYDLKQIKEVKAQKIKGTFKADIQVIVWVQISLTTLQDVQNLQVKLVSNPKGFNQIDKRWLKSYNDLWNFPKDILEILKYFTGELLPKIPNSKDKRRMFFNEFSYKEQEKILNFFTQNQPLIVNDILKGRGQFASEWFLVILRIKQEELKWVLKPINEVINLYSGEVEFSLQGSLKIGKITMQRKGGDGGRKSANMLQFKLNPCELFES, encoded by the coding sequence GTGGATAAGATTGAGTTAGGCTCACGAATTGCAAAAAACGGCTTTGCAAATGAAAATTTTGTAATTAATGTCTTTAATAGTTGGAAAGATAATGATTTAGCTAAATCTTGGCTTATGAGTATGAATTATGATTTAAAGCAGATTAAAGAAGTTAAGGCTCAAAAAATTAAAGGAACTTTTAAAGCTGATATTCAAGTGATTGTTTGGGTGCAAATTTCCCTAACAACTTTGCAAGATGTGCAAAATTTGCAAGTTAAACTCGTGTCTAATCCTAAGGGGTTTAATCAAATTGATAAAAGGTGGTTAAAGTCTTATAATGATTTATGGAACTTTCCAAAAGATATTTTAGAAATTTTAAAGTATTTTACAGGTGAGCTTTTACCAAAAATTCCAAATTCAAAGGATAAACGTAGAATGTTTTTCAATGAGTTTTCTTATAAAGAGCAAGAAAAAATTCTTAATTTTTTTACGCAAAATCAGCCTTTGATTGTCAATGATATTTTAAAAGGTAGAGGACAATTTGCAAGTGAATGGTTTTTGGTGATTTTAAGAATAAAACAAGAAGAACTAAAATGGGTTTTAAAGCCTATCAATGAAGTGATTAATCTTTATAGTGGTGAAGTTGAATTTTCTTTACAAGGTAGCCTTAAAATAGGAAAAATTACTATGCAAAGAAAAGGTGGTGATGGTGGTAGAAAGAGTGCAAATATGTTGCAATTCAAACTCAATCCTTGTGAATTATTTGAAAGTTAA
- the prfA gene encoding peptide chain release factor 1 yields MLADKLKPFFKRYEELDTLLSNADILSDISKMTSLSKEQKNLEPLIVKAKQYLAILEQIEENKALLNDSELGELAKDELKNLEERKVILEEEIKILLLPKDPNDEKNIFLEIRAGTGGDESALFVGDLVKAYARYAELRDYKLEIVSQSEGSVGGFKEIIMLIKGAGAYSRLKFEGGTHRVQRVPQTESQGRVHTSAITIAIMPEVDDIEIQINANDLKIDVMRSSGHGGQSVNTTDSAVRITHIPSGIVVVNQDGKSQHKNKENAMKVLKARLYEIRENERREKESWARKSQVGSGDRSERIRTYNFPQNRISDHRINLTLYRLDAIMQDGLFDEIIEPLIAHYQAKALEEQNLN; encoded by the coding sequence ATGTTAGCCGATAAACTCAAACCTTTTTTTAAACGTTATGAAGAGCTCGATACTCTTCTTAGCAATGCTGATATTTTAAGCGATATTAGCAAAATGACTTCTCTTTCTAAAGAACAAAAAAATTTAGAACCCCTTATTGTAAAGGCTAAGCAATACTTAGCAATTTTAGAACAAATCGAAGAAAATAAAGCTTTACTTAATGATTCAGAGCTTGGTGAGCTTGCAAAAGATGAGCTTAAGAATTTAGAAGAAAGAAAAGTTATTTTAGAAGAAGAGATTAAAATTTTACTCTTGCCTAAGGACCCTAACGATGAAAAAAATATTTTTCTTGAAATTCGAGCAGGAACAGGCGGAGATGAATCTGCTTTATTTGTAGGAGATTTGGTTAAGGCTTATGCGAGATATGCAGAACTTCGCGACTATAAACTTGAGATTGTCAGTCAAAGTGAAGGAAGTGTTGGTGGATTTAAAGAAATTATAATGCTTATCAAAGGTGCGGGGGCGTATTCAAGGCTTAAATTTGAAGGAGGAACACACCGGGTTCAAAGAGTGCCACAAACAGAATCTCAAGGCAGGGTGCATACTTCTGCTATCACCATTGCCATTATGCCTGAAGTTGATGATATTGAAATTCAAATCAATGCTAATGATTTAAAAATCGATGTCATGCGTTCAAGCGGACACGGGGGACAAAGTGTCAATACAACCGATAGTGCGGTGCGTATTACGCATATCCCAAGTGGAATTGTTGTTGTCAATCAAGATGGAAAATCTCAACACAAAAATAAAGAAAACGCCATGAAAGTCTTAAAAGCAAGACTTTATGAAATAAGAGAAAATGAAAGACGCGAAAAAGAAAGTTGGGCAAGAAAATCTCAAGTGGGTAGTGGGGATAGAAGTGAGCGTATCCGCACCTATAATTTTCCGCAAAATCGCATTAGCGACCATCGAATCAATCTCACTCTTTATAGACTTGATGCGATAATGCAAGATGGATTATTTGATGAAATTATCGAACCTTTAATTGCTCATTATCAAGCCAAAGCTTTAGAAGAACAGAATTTAAACTAA
- a CDS encoding sulfate adenylyltransferase — MEFQEKNETLNINKNELGILSLIKEGLFGTCKHLMNEEESQKILKTHKFKGEIFPYPLSFAPRNNEENLKAQTRLNLLLNDEIVGHIDIKNLFRNDENFIDIFNPNECLLKNKMRISGEFEIYNSEIKTLKENFLKIKNKLNAKRITALFSSFDPLHRAHERMFRWMIDKADLVVIFLIESYKNDGFEFTLKEKYLKKFIQSYLPPEHIFIFPLKGIDIFHSRLNPGLESIIAKNLGCTKFVVGQNHSGLGMFYDHNQPKTILDDFSKDYGIEIIVLPEFVFCDKCRMIVSTKSCPHGNHHHIHYDSNSLKNLLRAGLIPPAVFMRKEVSSIILSSLFPKRFKNMQQIYYSLFPTNGILEYKEDEEFYQKLLEIHQMSYMV, encoded by the coding sequence ATGGAATTTCAAGAAAAAAATGAAACCCTTAATATCAATAAAAATGAATTAGGCATACTTTCACTCATCAAAGAGGGATTATTTGGCACTTGTAAGCATTTGATGAATGAGGAAGAAAGTCAAAAAATACTCAAAACTCATAAATTCAAAGGAGAAATTTTTCCCTATCCTTTAAGTTTTGCTCCCAGAAATAATGAAGAAAATTTAAAGGCTCAAACTCGGCTCAATTTGCTTTTAAATGATGAAATTGTCGGACATATCGATATAAAAAATTTATTTAGAAATGATGAAAATTTTATCGATATTTTTAATCCTAATGAATGTTTGCTTAAAAATAAAATGCGTATATCAGGAGAATTTGAAATTTATAATTCTGAAATTAAAACACTGAAAGAAAATTTTCTTAAGATTAAAAATAAACTCAATGCTAAAAGAATCACAGCCTTATTTTCAAGCTTTGATCCTTTACACAGAGCCCATGAGAGAATGTTTCGATGGATGATTGATAAGGCGGATTTGGTTGTCATTTTTTTGATAGAATCTTATAAAAATGATGGTTTTGAATTCACTTTAAAAGAAAAGTATTTGAAAAAATTTATACAAAGCTATCTTCCTCCGGAGCATATTTTTATATTTCCTCTAAAAGGCATTGATATTTTTCATTCGCGTTTAAATCCGGGGCTTGAAAGCATCATAGCTAAGAATTTAGGTTGCACTAAATTTGTTGTAGGACAAAATCACAGCGGACTTGGAATGTTTTATGACCATAATCAACCCAAAACCATACTCGATGATTTTTCAAAAGATTATGGTATAGAAATCATTGTTTTGCCTGAATTTGTATTTTGTGATAAATGCAGAATGATTGTCAGCACAAAATCCTGCCCTCATGGCAATCATCATCACATACACTATGACAGCAATTCTCTTAAGAATTTATTAAGAGCAGGTCTCATTCCCCCTGCGGTTTTTATGCGTAAAGAGGTTTCAAGCATTATTTTAAGCTCACTTTTTCCAAAACGTTTTAAAAATATGCAACAGATTTATTATAGTTTATTTCCAACTAATGGAATTTTAGAATATAAAGAAGATGAGGAATTTTATCAAAAACTCTTAGAAATTCATCAAATGTCTTATATGGTGTAA
- a CDS encoding response regulator produces MKVLIIENEIYLAQSISIKLSDIGYNCDIINAYEELNHEKFYDIVLLSTNTDNFLKAVEKFKKSIIILMISYISTDTVANPLKIGASDYIQKPFMIEELLRKIKHYQGFKKLSILNKAYKNYIHSRLDKINLPAYNYKKIKLPLVIKSNKQSYADAFVFHYIHECDKTFFCVDLSIEHSIEQMMQSYTQNDLLFLSNFQVLKSPEREKILDFIQNKAVILHTNASTEDLGIHSIDFDYSEKNISSNEILTIDEYVKYIIATYQNIFSDTDLSKKLGISRKSLWEKRKKYGISRKK; encoded by the coding sequence ATGAAAGTTTTGATTATAGAAAATGAAATTTATTTAGCACAAAGCATTAGTATAAAATTGAGTGATATAGGCTATAATTGCGATATTATCAATGCCTATGAAGAATTAAATCATGAAAAATTTTATGACATTGTTTTGCTCTCAACAAATACAGACAATTTTTTAAAAGCTGTAGAAAAATTTAAAAAAAGCATCATCATTTTAATGATTTCTTATATCAGCACAGATACGGTTGCAAATCCTTTGAAAATCGGAGCGAGTGATTATATACAAAAACCTTTTATGATAGAAGAACTTTTAAGAAAAATTAAGCATTATCAAGGTTTTAAAAAACTCTCCATCCTAAATAAAGCCTATAAAAATTATATCCATTCGCGACTAGATAAAATCAATCTTCCAGCATATAATTATAAAAAAATTAAACTTCCCCTTGTGATAAAATCTAACAAACAAAGTTATGCAGATGCTTTTGTGTTTCATTATATCCATGAATGTGATAAAACATTTTTTTGCGTGGATTTGTCCATTGAACACTCCATCGAACAAATGATGCAATCTTATACTCAAAATGATTTATTATTTTTAAGTAATTTCCAAGTTTTAAAAAGCCCGGAGAGGGAAAAAATCTTAGATTTTATCCAAAATAAAGCAGTGATTTTACATACAAATGCAAGCACTGAAGATTTAGGAATTCATTCTATTGATTTTGATTATAGTGAAAAAAACATTAGTAGCAATGAAATTTTAACTATAGATGAATATGTCAAATATATCATTGCAACCTATCAAAACATATTTTCTGATACAGATCTTTCTAAAAAACTTGGCATTTCACGCAAATCTTTATGGGAGAAAAGGAAAAAATATGGAATTTCAAGAAAAAAATGA
- a CDS encoding phosphatidylglycerophosphatase A family protein, giving the protein MQKIFLTFFYSGCMKKAPGTFGTIAALIPAFFILKYLGVQTLFLLSVLIFLVSIRIIDDYEEKSGIHDDKHIVIDEVAGVFLALAICGQSLFTFIFSFIMFRIFDIKKPSIIGKIDKKVKGGLGVMLDDMIAGAFAGLFCAVVYGFLLRFELITWDIKLTDLF; this is encoded by the coding sequence ATGCAAAAGATTTTCTTAACTTTTTTTTATTCAGGTTGTATGAAGAAAGCTCCGGGAACCTTTGGAACCATTGCAGCTTTAATTCCTGCTTTTTTTATTCTTAAATATCTTGGTGTGCAAACTTTATTTTTGCTTTCTGTTTTGATTTTTCTTGTTTCCATTCGCATTATTGATGATTATGAAGAAAAAAGTGGAATTCACGATGATAAACATATAGTCATTGATGAAGTAGCAGGAGTATTCTTGGCATTAGCAATCTGCGGTCAAAGTCTTTTCACTTTTATATTTTCTTTTATTATGTTTAGAATTTTTGACATTAAAAAACCATCAATCATCGGTAAGATTGATAAAAAAGTCAAAGGGGGGCTTGGGGTAATGCTTGATGATATGATTGCTGGAGCTTTTGCTGGACTTTTTTGTGCGGTTGTGTATGGTTTTTTACTACGTTTTGAATTGATAACTTGGGATATAAAATTAACGGATTTATTTTGA
- a CDS encoding tetrahydrodipicolinate N-succinyltransferase N-terminal domain-containing protein, with product MNVETKEDFLLLIKQIEQKSGYKKPKAFGIARRDFGQLNKDKVLQATFALVNYEQNYGSAAIILESFMQRGVEIDFKQSEFVQSLKLEDILFILSCFKPFLEEEGHQNIDLIKIIKDKFKEDEFAFVCLFEDEEPKSIESVYLKLYLLSSKKVPLRGLNLNGAFGLLNNVAWSDNTPIELEYLRVNEMRLKMSKQYPKIDFVDKFPRFLAHIIPEDNTRILESSKVRMGASLAAGTTIMPGASYVNFNAGTTGACMVEGRISSSAIVAEGSDIGGGASILGVLSGTSGNAISIGKACLLGANSVTGIPLGDNCVVDAGIAVLEGTKFVLKDKEELKKLNKDFDFSKEIYKGLELKGLNGLHFRQDSLSGAMIVGLNKKAIKLNETLH from the coding sequence ATGAATGTTGAGACTAAAGAAGATTTTTTATTGTTGATTAAACAAATTGAGCAAAAATCCGGTTATAAAAAGCCCAAAGCCTTTGGTATAGCAAGGAGGGATTTTGGACAACTTAATAAGGACAAGGTCTTGCAAGCAACCTTTGCTTTGGTTAATTATGAGCAAAATTATGGTTCTGCTGCAATCATACTTGAGTCTTTTATGCAAAGGGGAGTGGAGATTGATTTTAAGCAAAGTGAATTTGTGCAAAGTCTAAAACTTGAAGATATTCTTTTTATTTTGTCTTGTTTTAAACCTTTTTTAGAAGAAGAGGGGCATCAGAATATTGATTTAATTAAGATTATTAAAGATAAATTTAAAGAAGATGAATTCGCTTTTGTTTGTCTTTTTGAAGATGAAGAGCCAAAGAGCATTGAAAGTGTCTATCTTAAACTTTATCTGCTTTCAAGCAAAAAAGTCCCTTTGAGAGGTTTGAATTTAAATGGAGCTTTTGGATTGCTAAATAATGTCGCGTGGAGCGATAACACACCCATTGAGCTTGAGTATCTTAGAGTCAATGAAATGCGTTTAAAAATGAGTAAGCAATATCCAAAAATTGATTTTGTCGATAAATTTCCAAGATTTTTAGCCCATATCATTCCAGAAGATAACACGAGGATACTAGAAAGCTCCAAAGTTAGAATGGGTGCATCTTTAGCCGCAGGGACAACAATAATGCCGGGTGCTTCTTATGTGAATTTTAATGCCGGAACAACGGGTGCTTGTATGGTTGAAGGACGCATTAGTTCAAGTGCTATTGTCGCAGAAGGCAGCGATATAGGTGGCGGGGCATCGATTCTAGGCGTTTTAAGCGGGACAAGTGGCAATGCCATTAGCATAGGTAAGGCTTGTCTTTTGGGTGCGAATTCAGTTACGGGAATTCCTTTGGGAGATAATTGCGTCGTCGATGCAGGTATTGCTGTACTTGAGGGGACTAAATTTGTGCTCAAGGATAAAGAAGAGCTTAAGAAATTAAACAAAGATTTTGATTTTAGTAAAGAAATTTACAAAGGCTTAGAGCTTAAGGGTTTAAATGGTTTGCATTTTAGGCAAGATTCTTTAAGTGGAGCTATGATAGTTGGTTTGAATAAAAAGGCTATTAAACTCAATGAAACCTTGCATTAA
- the rpsT gene encoding 30S ribosomal protein S20, which translates to MANHKSAEKRARQTLKKTQRNRFYRTRLKNITKAVREAVATNDKNAANEAFKIANKSIHAMVSRGFLKKQSASRRVSRLALLINKIA; encoded by the coding sequence ATGGCAAACCACAAATCTGCTGAAAAAAGAGCAAGACAAACCCTTAAAAAAACACAAAGGAATCGATTCTACAGAACAAGACTTAAAAATATTACTAAGGCGGTTAGAGAAGCTGTAGCGACAAATGATAAAAATGCAGCTAATGAAGCTTTTAAAATAGCAAATAAAAGCATACACGCTATGGTAAGTCGTGGCTTTCTTAAAAAACAAAGTGCCTCGCGTCGCGTCAGTCGCCTTGCCCTTTTAATCAATAAAATCGCATAA
- the thiD gene encoding bifunctional hydroxymethylpyrimidine kinase/phosphomethylpyrimidine kinase translates to MRAKTQNIIPVLSIAGSDCSGGAGIQADLKTFSAHKLFGMSVILSVVAENTARVICVHNIPKNIVDEQILAVFEDITPKATKIGMIGSTELMQCVALNLEKFKPENVVIDPVMFAKNGFALMPVENCEFFKEKLLSFADVLTPNIPEAEFLCGFKIKNKEDMIKAARFLHQLGAKNILIKGGHSENNADDIFYDGEQIHTFKSERIDTKNTHGTGCTLSSAIASNLALGFDTKQSIQRAKDYVFNAILYSLNLGKGCGPTNHFYQFFE, encoded by the coding sequence ATGAGAGCAAAAACGCAAAATATCATTCCTGTTTTGAGTATAGCTGGAAGTGATTGTAGTGGAGGGGCTGGGATACAAGCGGATTTAAAAACCTTTAGTGCTCATAAGCTTTTTGGTATGAGCGTGATTTTAAGTGTGGTGGCTGAAAATACAGCAAGGGTGATTTGTGTGCATAATATCCCAAAAAATATTGTTGATGAGCAAATCTTAGCTGTTTTTGAGGACATAACTCCAAAGGCAACAAAAATCGGTATGATAGGTTCAACAGAGCTTATGCAATGCGTTGCCTTGAATTTAGAGAAATTTAAGCCTGAAAATGTGGTCATTGATCCTGTGATGTTTGCTAAAAATGGATTTGCTTTGATGCCAGTTGAAAATTGCGAATTTTTCAAAGAAAAGCTTTTAAGTTTTGCCGATGTTTTAACCCCAAATATACCCGAAGCAGAATTTCTTTGTGGTTTTAAGATAAAAAATAAAGAAGATATGATTAAAGCAGCAAGGTTTTTACATCAACTTGGTGCGAAAAATATCCTTATTAAAGGGGGACACAGCGAGAATAATGCTGATGATATATTTTATGATGGTGAGCAAATTCATACGTTTAAAAGCGAACGCATTGATACAAAAAATACGCATGGCACAGGTTGCACCCTCTCTTCAGCCATAGCCTCAAATTTAGCCTTAGGTTTTGATACAAAACAAAGCATTCAAAGGGCTAAAGACTATGTTTTTAATGCGATTTTGTATTCTTTAAATTTAGGCAAAGGTTGCGGTCCAACAAATCATTTTTATCAATTTTTTGAGTGA